The Lytechinus variegatus isolate NC3 chromosome 1, Lvar_3.0, whole genome shotgun sequence nucleotide sequence aaagcttgtcacaaaaagcatgttctgaggctgaggctgataaggttcctgagtgcttttatgtcaaagatgacattttgatgaggaaatggagacctccccggagaccagctgatgaagattggtgtataattcaccaggttgtagttcctccttgttaccgcacagatattctgaaaatggctcatgagttacctatggcaggtcatgtcggtattcggaagacagaagatagaattatgaggcatttctattggcctaagatgcacaaagatgttgtgcatttctgtaagacatgtcacacatgtcagattattggtaaggcacagccttctatcaagcctgctccattgatacccattcctgcatttgatgaaccttttactagggttcttgttgattgtgtcggacccttacccagaacgaggtcgggtcacagatttctcctgacgattatggacttgtctacacggtttccagaggcgatacctttgaggagtgtcactgcaaagacagtggtgcaggcgttagtgcagtttttcactaggtacgggctgccgaaggaaattcaatctgatcaagggtcaaatttcatgtcaggaatatttcagcaagttatgaaggagttgggaataaagcagatcaagtcctctgcttatcacccacagtcccaaggagcgttagaacgctatcatcagactttgaagaccatgattagggcttattgtgaagactatcccgatgactgggataaagggatctcattcctactgtttgcaactagggattccccgaatgagtccacaagtttcagtccatttgaattggtctatggtcatgaggttaggggtcctctaaagcttatcaaagagaggtttatggttcaggatgatgatgtaaaccttctagactatgtgtcaaagtttagagaaaggctctcaaaagcttgtgatgtggctaaggaacacttgaaagagtcgcagggaaaaatgaaagctcaagctgacaaaaatgcaaaagagcgaagtttcaagcctggagacaaagtattagtgttgttgcctttgcaaggtgagcccttgaaagctaggtttagtggtccctacatagtcaaaaagaaattgaatgatgtcaactatgtgatcagtacccctgatcgaagaaagtctcaaagagtttgtcatgcaaacatgttaaaagaatactttgagcgagaggctaatcagccaataggtacaacacaggttaaagaagaagaaaaacatgtaaatgtacatgaagaagaatgctatggaaagatagataatgaattgtcttatacagatgtatctaagaacgaaccatgtggtgtaaagttatctaactcagagatgttaggaaatatggatgaggcattaaaacacctgcctgaagatcaaagaaatgatatatctggcctgttaagagaatatgaaaatgtgtgtaaagacaaaccaggtcgtacacctttaactgtacatgacgtagacgtaggtgatgtaagacctatcaaacagaatccttataggctcaatccaagcaagttggaaatggtgaataaggaaatacagtttatgttagataatgacataatcgaaccgagtcagagtagttggagttctcccattgtaatggttccaaagccagacggctctcagagattttgcattgattaccgaaaggtaaatgcagttactaagactgactcgtatccaattcctaggttagaagattgtattgatagagttggaaattctgcctatatcacaaagatagacttgcttaaaggatattggcaagtgccactgactgaccgagccaaagagatatcagcctttgtcacacctgaaggcttgtttcaatgcaaagtcatgccttttggaatgaaaaatgcaccagcaaccttccaaaggttgacaaatcaagtgattgccggacttgacaattgtgtcgtatacattgacgacatcctagtatacagtgatacttggaatgatcatctgaatcatttgcgagcactgtttgacaggctggacaaagccaatctagtagtgaatctgatgaagagtgaatttgccaaggcaaaggtcacatatcttggtcatgtggttggtcaagggcaagtgctaccaagagaagccaagatacaagctatcttagacttcccaattcccacaactaagaaagaattgctcagattcttaggtatgagtggcttctacaggaaatttgttccaaatttcagtacagtggttagtcctctgacaaacctgctgaaggcaaaagtgaagtatgtttggtctgacgaatgtcaaagatcatttgagaaattaaaggccattttggtgaatgagcctgttttggcagctccaaacttcacaaagccattcaaagtagctattgatgcttgtgatgttggagtaggagcagtattgctccaagaagatgaagaaggcatcgaaaaaccagtgtgctacttctctaagaaactcaatcgaTTTCAGAAGaagtactcaactattgaaaaagaggccctaagtctcgtactagcccttcagcagtttgaggtgtatctaaccaatggagagattacagtctatacagatcacaatcctcttgtgtttttggagaaattcaaaacaaagaatcaaagactgtacagatggagcctaatgctccaaccattccctttgaaaattgtacacataaagggaaagaataatgtaattgctgatgctctgtcaagagtataaaaagtgaaattattcatgattttgaccaagtgtgtcatttgaagaaaacatttttgatgttcatttattttaacatgttcattaagtactatatctttgtacacgataactgtaaatgatttatcaagatgactttgaacagttaaaagaaaaaaggtaatcttaaagaaacctttactacggtaaagctttctttttcccggtgggggaggtgttacatataagaataattttagaagaattgtaaaagcaattacattcatctattagttatttccctttaaggaaatccaagaattgtaaagaacattcaagaatgtctttttattatgcaggccttgcctatttaaaaggccaaggagttgtattgttatttctgaatagagattaggaacaataggcttagctatgctattgacactcttgatttcaatgaggtcattcaagagtgttctggattttgactgctcctgaaaggagaaagttttttttaaagaaaatgctagaaccttccttaatagtgagttctagaagaatagcggcaaactatataaagctggcggattcttcaagattatcatcacatcatcacaccatcacatcatatgagagcaggagatcacatcacatcatatgagatcacttcaccagatcagatcagagcagtttatgcatcaatgaactgtttgcagttattttgggAGAGAAATTGTCAgttctcatcaacatcatcagcctgttcaatgaacacgtttcaacccatggattgctgaaattgactgttaatcatcatcaacatcgtcttcacggacatttcaactcgttgcagtgactcttattattcatcggacttcaacatcagtttcatcatcgccatcattgtgaattttcgccagtcaactgggatttttatcatttggattattacttggatatagcatcatcacttcgggattttacatcggacacttcaagagatttatgtaagatcattatttgttttatttatgtataattatttcctgtaataaaaaaagaggaaattaaaaaattaaataaaatttttcttgttatttgttgcagtatcgtaacaatcaCAATAATGAAGCTCAATTAGACTAGTCAGAGCTAGAACTCAGCCAAAATTATTAAAGAAAGTATTGGGCTGTATAAGGGTCATGATGGTGACCATCAAACTCATCATAAATGACAAGACCATGGTTTTAATATAATAGTCATATCCAcaatcagcagcagcagcaccatcatcatcatagccatcatcatcatcaccatcaccatcaccaccatcatcatcaccatcaccatcatcatcatcaccatcatcagcatcatcaccatcatcatcatcatcatcaccatcatcatcatcaccatcaccatcatcatcaccatcaccaccatcatcataacaaTGGTAGTAATATTGACCTTTGTAAAAGCTACCAGTGAAAGGATCGACATAGAGGAAAAGCAAGGGTTTATTCCATTACCATTGCAATAGAGCATGAGACGTTGAGGGAAATCGTGGATGTAAGTGGATGtaatctgaaataaaaatgtggCCCATGCAAACAAAAAATGCCTTTTGTGCAAATAATTTGTAGGGCTACTTGTCAAAGATCGTGTCAAGTGATCCGATCAAGTGTCGCTGCACCTGAATAAGTGCAAACACTCGTTGTATTTAAAGCTTATGTAGCAATCAGACCTTGAATCATCCTTGCCCAAGGTCGATGTCGACACATTGTTTTAATCTTGTTGTGTTACTATCAATTCAAACCCCGACTACTAGCTCGGTTGCAGTGACGCAAAGAGCATGGAATACCAAATTGAAAGTCGATGGGTCGGAACAGGATCTGGCGATTGAATATGCTTTACAAAGGCGCTGCATGTCATTGGGATGCCACACCGTTTACCAATGCAATGCTACAAGTTTGTAGAAGTATGTAACGTTAATATCATCGAAAAATAAGATAGCCTATCACTAACAGGAATTAAtgccattttttctttttgtttttaaggTTTTTGCTTGATCAACCTGGCTATAGCAGATCTTCTGACTGGAGTGATCTACCTACCCTACAGCCTGCCATGCGCCCTCAACGGTGATTGTCTGATAAGAACGAACCGATATCTTTGTCTCGGCGTAGTTACGGTGTCGTATACGTGCTACAGTGTATCTGTCTTTACCCTCGTCATCGTCATGCTGGATCGTTATCTCCAAATCAGCCGACCATTTCACTACAACGAGATCTTCAGCAAACCTAGAACGTTAGCCACTCTAGTTTCTTCTTGGGTCGTGTTGTTTACTTTCACTGCCGGTTTTATTCTTTCTGAGCCGAACATCATCGTTTTCGATGGGACAATTTATCATTGCACTATTGCAGCTGCAAGTAGGTTATCCTGGTCCTATACATATTGCGtgaacattttttgttttcttttacccGTTTTTGTAATATGTGGCTGCAGTTTCAAAATTGCTATCATAGCACATCGAGCTCGTTTACGCATTGCCAATCAAGAGGCAGCCGTAGCGTCATCAGGAAACTCACAAGCACAGAGAACTCGAGCAATCCGACATTTTCGCAAATCAGAGGTACGCATTGCCATACGGATCTTTGTAGTCGTGGCGGCTTTCATTATTTGTTGTATGCCATTCAATATCGAGTTGTTGTACGCTCGTCGCACCCAGCACATGTTTCCCGATAAAGCTGCCGTCACCACCGTTCTGATGGTCGAAATCAACAGCGCATTGAATCCTATTATTTATGTTACGAGCTACTCAAAGTTTCGACGTGTCTTCAAGGCCAAGTACCTAAAGTTCTGCAGAAATTCGAATCGAGGAGACTCTGTCATCTGGACGGTGACGAGTCAGCATAGAGACCAGTACACACCGTCACGACGTCGAACTAGTCCAATGACGATGACCAACACGCCTCCCAACAACCGAATGTTTATGATGACGGCAAAATGTAACATAGACGAAGAAATTGATGAATGCGTAGCTGATCTCGAGCTATGACATGAATGACTGTCCACGATTGGtgttttcataaagctattcttAAGTTACGCATTACTAGGGAGTCGGGATCCTCGGATGCTGAATCGAAATTCTCAATAattgttattcattcatttataaacTTGATATCCAATCTCTGttggtaaaaattaaaattttcaagaaTTCAACTGTGTTAGAGTTGGAAAAAAATCTAGAGTACGTCTTCGAAAGGGAACCAACcctgataaaataataattgtaaaaatagcaaaaaaaatcatcaaaaaatatttccgagTGTTTGGAAAAATCCACCAAAGAATAGAATTCCAATTATTTgaattgtgatgtcatatgcgagcagcttttcTAAATCTATACATTAtgtaaaatggtaaaaaatcaatgaaatgttattttttcagaaaatttaaTATGGGtttactgtaccttcagtatatcaatatacaaataatttcacacccgtttcttaaaagaaaaaaaagtaagtcatcaggaaccattcaaaaattgaaatttatgcattttatatattacataacatatggcaGCTTctcatttatgacgtcacaatccaaaactttgaattctgaTAACTCTAAttcttttatggatttttttgttgttgaaattttTACAACGAACTATTTCTTCACAGGTGCAATTTTAAAGTTGGGCATATACTACACGAACAGCTTGATAAATGACACCCCAAGAAAACTGCATGGAGATGTCTACTTAGGGCaaataattataacaaattaGTTCCTTCATCACTGACACAGCACACAATCATCCGCACTTCTTGCAATTTttgtctgcatagcagagtgaaaCTTTCGGCGCCGCTTAAcgacggcggtggcgtcaaattgaaatcttaactgaagattaagtttttgaaatgacagcataaattaaaaaaaactagggatctagttcatgaaacctggacataagattaatcaagtactactgaacatcttgtctgagtttcgggtcacatgactaaggttaaaggtcattttatggttaatgaacttagaccatgttgggtgAGTCAATATCGAaccctaaggttaagtttttgaaatgtcatcataacctTAAAAAAATGGAcctatagttcatgaaactgttCGAGTTTCAGATCGCATGacaaaagtcaaaggtcatttaaggttaaTTAACTTAAGCCATTTTGAGGGTATctgtttaattaccatcatacCTCTGAaattgtattggtctagttcataaaatttggatataaaagtaatcaagcatcactgaacatcctgtgcgagtttcaggtcacatgatcaaggtcaaaggtaattgtAGTCCAAGagctttggccatgttggaggtaattatcaaattgctgtcataactttcaaagtttattgatataGTTTATGAATTATGGACATAGgcgtaatcaaatatcactgacaagtcttataGTCACTTGATCaaagtcaaatgtcatttagggtcaatgaatgtagttaaatttgtgtttttgttaataactattttatagtagttttcagtgtcatgccatgctgctatattgaatctagtaatgcaggtgagactgtaCGTCGAAGGCACTCCAGATGAGACTGCCGTAGGTGCTCCACTTGTTTGTAGAACTGATTTATATTATAGCGCTTTAGGTTAAAATTATattgtgttgaaatttcaaattgataaattataaaaaaaatgtcaacattacCTTgagcatttaaagaaaatttttgattgaaGTGTAATTACAAGGGGactaaaatataaattatgtaaGTGGGTGAGGGTGTGGAGACTTTGATGAAAATcgaggtgtgtgtgtgggggggtatGCGTGTGTATATATAAGTTTGTAATGACCTGCTTCTGCATGGGGACATTTGCTTACCTATCAACCACGAGATTTCCTACAGCCGGGGATGACCCCGAATTTCAGATAACTTTGCTAATAATTTTCATCTCATCTTAAATCGTTTCATCTAGTCATCTCATGACTTGTAAAAAGCTCCCGTTCAGTCGATTAACCTCTATTTGTGTATGTATGGCGGTAGCTATAAGCGTCCCCCGTTTAGCGGTATGCTCACATATATAATGTCAAATTCTAATTTTAGAGTGTATTAGACCGGAAACACATGTCCCCATACACCTTGGCGATTGACAATAATTGGGTTCCCGATTGCCAAGACAAAGTGTTGTCATTAATAAAGAGATAAACTATGCTGATAATGAAAGAATGATAagccaaaatgaattaaaggaAATTAATGGTAGCAAAATCGGGAAGAGTAATTTTCCTTTCGTTTTAATTAAAGACACAGACTGGAGTTGATGAAAGTATGTTTTAAACAATAACTTCCTCACACCCACATATACCCTCCCACAAGTGCTCCAGGCACACACACATCACTAATTACAATGACATTCATGGAATATATACTCAAAAACATAAGCTTAATCAATTTTTTACATCGTCCGTTAATTTCTGAGAAATATGCGCACAACATCGTAttaatattgattgatttacttgtcaactttttttataaattattttgtttgtataatatgCCACAACATATACTACCTTGCCAAAGGAAAAGGAAACTagatacattatttttttactcatgAATTTGCCCGAAGCAATGCTTTGAAATATACTTGCTTTCACAGTTTTGCCCGCTTCTGGGAAACAATGCAGGGCTGAGAGAGACCTGTGCCTGGAACAAAATGTTAACATAATTCTCAATGCTCGTCGAGAGCTCCTATGTAGCATGCCACCAATCGAAAAggcattttaaacattttttttttaattcaaacattGCATTTCCTCATTCTAGCCATCAATcgtttaagaaaaaaacaatgcatATCAGTAATTCTGCCTTCTTACTTTGCTTCACAATTTCTCCTTTTTCACTTTTATCCCGCctttgctttctttctttccttcctgctttctccttttcttcctctccttttctttctttctttctttttctttctttctttcatcgtttctttttttccttctaaacCTGCATTAGCCCAATTATGtcttcaaatgtcattttctttgttatttgttgaactGTATTTTAATGTTAGCGTTCCTTTTTAGCACCAGCTAATGAGGAGAGTCTTTTAACAGAAACTTGATTTCTTTTGATAATCCCCAGGCATTAGCTGGtgttctttctcctttttttagtgtttttttttatttgatattgtgtaTTAGATGTATGATGActatttttaatgtaatgaaTTCGAATATTGTTATGAGTATGTGTACCTGCatggaaatcaaataaaaaaaaattgaaatagagTATATCCCTCTATTAAAAGAAATTAGTGAAATATTATTCAGTTGGGATCTCTCCCTTTATTTTACCATTCCATTAGCTTATCTTCATGTGTTATCAGAATAATCCGGTGTTCATGGGGTTACGGTTATCTCTTTGGTCTGTTTCACAAACTACTAATACATACAACCAGATAATCCGATGATCAATCGGTCGTAATATGGCTAAACATTAGGTCACCGAAATGGTGTCGTTAATTAGTCTTCTCATTTCATAGAACTACTTGTCAGATATCGGATGTTACACCAGCCGAAAATGCATATTCAGGTGAGAGCATTAAATACTATTTTCGAATAAATGAGATaagtttgataataataataattatatagggtatttatattgcgcacatctCCACCGATACTCAGACAAGAACATATTTTACACTTTTCGGGTGTTTTTTTCCTCCTACTCTTTTTACTCTTGGTCTGACAACTTTTGATTGCCTTATTTTGTACGACAGTGGCATGTGGGGCGGAGCCCCCGCCCTCTCGAGATTCAGTCCTATTGAACCTTAAAGATTGCCGctttttcaatcaaaataatcaCGGGTATatagcattttctttttttttgtaaaacacaTTACTTCAACAAAGCGgcgtaataaataaaacattttttttggggggtgggcaCAAAACGGGAATCTAAAACGACACGGGCAAGCGAAGTGAACGAGAAAATTGTTGGCCTAGAAGAAATGAGAAACAATATAAGTATtttagatgaaagaggagattctaagcttgaCAATGGTGAtttttctattgtatttgtgattaagttataaGTAATTGATAAATCTCGGatttgttttttgtgggacgcactgaatatatacatatataaatatacccctcaaaaaagttctgcaactcaagtttgaatatatatatatatatatatatatatatatatatatatatatattcatcagATTTCTTATACAATCATGTAATGTATTGTATGTCATAGTGCATTGAAATATCCATACAAATGTAATTTGAATTGTATTCTAAATATTATGTATAGCCATAGGTAGGCCTTATGGTATAATAATAGACAATAGTTTAGCGGTACCTCCGGAACTTGAATCGaaattcagcaatatttttgtcCAGATTGTGAGTTTACGACCAATATTACAGGAAATTTAGCACACTTTATACACATACGCCATCTAATCCAATTTTTTATTTCCGTTCTAAATCTTAATCCTCGGCAGCCCTGTCGTATTcttaattttttctctttttccccctttccaattttattcattttcaattcagcTTTTCACTTTCTTAGCTCATTCCATTCTACCTCATTTCTCGTTCTTTTTGCCTCTTTCTTTCCATTCCCCCCCAAATTTCCTTCTTCAAATACCTTCTCTTGATTGCATTGGCCTTCACACTCATTATTAgtatatttatttctattcttaTCTTCCCTTCCGTTTCACCTTCTCCCTCGtcatgttctttctttcatattttgtttcctttcccttttccctctttcatTATGCttccctttcttcctctctttcatcttctttctttcttccttccttccttcatttctttctttcctttcttccttcctttctttctttttttctttctgcctTTTCCCTCGGCAAGCTCTgccagggtgggggggggggcaaaacatatcaatttgttgtgtacaaaaaacgctcctctaattataaggcatagaaatgggacgtttaacgcacagtcaccatagagatgtatattatgacagtcactaatacgcgccgctgttttcgcatcgtgcaggcagtgtacgtgtatagtggcgggctgctacattgcggtgcaggggtgttcaacttacatatcgtgagcgcactcagctgcgtgttttcacttctcctttctctccttttcttgtcatttttcctcgcattacttgttttcataaatttccctctcactttccttgttttctcactcccttcagttttgtaacaaattgatcacttgcattcattggcacacccccggtcaaaaatggtacggtcctatccaacatacactcaagtcgtcgctgtacgaataatgaaaacgtgcaaaattcttcacgcgctgcgttgcctagctatgcgtgtgtactgtgtacacacaatgccatcggctgaacccgccaaactatagtgaccaattattgcaaaagcttttgcaaatgtgaaaagtgacagaggtttttttttatccaatcaaaatcattcttaggtattcgcaatctacagcattttctgcaaaatgtctttttttgatagggtctattgtgacgtatatatttttttacaacaatgtgaagtcgcaccaaacgtttcgtttcctgcacttgcccattggctcatgtacaaatggatttccaaaatcatcaagaaaggttccaaaaacctcaaaagtgacagaacttaatttgactaaaattaaatgaaaatcatatcatgttcaaggtgagaatctgctctattctattctgttttgatagatcaccttgttgacgcgtttgggagatatcttagcaaatccctcaaaaacggcgtattttctattattctccatagggaaataatttaacacgctacgcactgcaaaaaaggagcgcaaacaaattgatatgtgcCCCTGCCCCGTCTGTTACGCGGCTGGTATAGATGGAGACACTCAACACTGATACTGTccactacagtgcgtatcaaaaaaaaagtttacacttagaaaaaatcctgtaaaattatatatttgtaatatcctgacgatttttccacattttagcattggtacagatccatttaagcaagtgacgatataactgtcgaaaaaatatttccgcttgagtgagcaccacttttcaaaagttggtgaaaaatgatttgcgcagaactttgaaatagttatgcgaataaaattagaccttaatcatgaagaacacgtggacaTTACCTAgcctagtaaaattgatttgaagatatcttttatctttttaaacttgtttccttgcccaaaacagttcgaagagtgcattgcaccccacctcactcccccacacaccgagtccatcgtgacgatacactgagctgtgatttacatgaaatggcttaggcttgattttcattttgttaatcattgccaagcttgggaaaagtgtggagaaacaagtattaaatgaaatgtaaaccaactttaaatgataaaaacttagtaaaaaatgctggagatgtctgatataaaatttagttcagattcagttatgtcctcagatctagctggcacaaaaggggtaaaggttgtgcttactaagtgttgaaatttcaaatttgggtggcaaaattgttacaaaatgcttgaatgtatccattttatttcaattggctaaaagtgctagggaaatttatcaGAAATGCTTCACAGGgttagtttgatttcgccctttccccttgacacagcgcgtgaaaacaagcaattctgcgcagatttctgcgagctttacaaaaatggacagtgcccactcaagtgtaacattctgtcaaaacttttactttaattggatagatgagacccaaacccataattatatgtgaaaaaattacccacatgttgtatatttttttaattcccagggctttttcaaagtgtaaacattttttgatacgcactgtatagtcaaagttgatttgagtgaaaaagggaaaaatcaaattagcataataacactgaaaatttcatcaaaatcggatgtacattctgattaatatgcaaatgggaaaccgatgacgtcatccctcactccattttttttcttttgatttttttttctttgcttgtcaaataattTTGGTGAgccactcctaaaatttaggttgacaacctttttttttggggggggggcttgtacattttttttttactatatgtccatcccaaaatttcaggtggactcCCCTAAtctttttggcttccgccgctaATGCTCGTTTCTTTGCACAGTAAAACGTTTTTTAAACTTTACAACGATGTTTACTGTATAAAG carries:
- the LOC121410847 gene encoding trace amine-associated receptor 13c-like, whose product is MRLFLDNDHQVNAQHHQEGPSPTPQDEDNHLEPNYFIFSITLILVLLVVIGNSITILVFKSTPKLCNQTGFCLINLAIADLLTGVIYLPYSLPCALNGDCLIRTNRYLCLGVVTVSYTCYSVSVFTLVIVMLDRYLQISRPFHYNEIFSKPRTLATLVSSWVVLFTFTAGFILSEPNIIVFDGTIYHCTIAAASRLSWSYTYCVNIFCFLLPVFVICGCSFKIAIIAHRARLRIANQEAAVASSGNSQAQRTRAIRHFRKSEVRIAIRIFVVVAAFIICCMPFNIELLYARRTQHMFPDKAAVTTVLMVEINSALNPIIYVTSYSKFRRVFKAKYLKFCRNSNRGDSVIWTVTSQHRDQYTPSRRRTSPMTMTNTPPNNRMFMMTAKCNIDEEIDECVADLEL